TCATTAATATGTCATCAACGAAGCCTCCAAAATAACCTGCTATTAGTCCATATGCAGTTCCAATTATTGTTCCACTAACTGCAGAAATTACTAAAACATAAAGAGTTATTCTTGCTCCATGCATTATTCTAGTAAGAGTATCTCTTCCAAATTGATCAGCTCCCAACCAATGTCTTGTAAGGTCTTTAGTTAATGGATCTACTGGCTCAGAAAACATAGGAAGGGTTCTATCTCTTAGCGCAGGTAACTCTGGATCGTAACCTGTTACATCAGCAAAAACAGCTAATAAAACTAATATAGATATAAAGAAAACAGGAATAACCGGCCACTTTTGGAAAAAACTTAAAAATTTCTTAAAACCAATCCAAAATGGAATATTTTTTTCTAGCCAAGATGGCTCATCTATACCTATTTTTGTCGATAAAGTCATTTTCTCCTCTAGGAATATCTAATTCGTGGATCTACTAAACCATAAGTGAGATCTGATAAAAATATAATAACCGTATAAAAAACTGCAAATAAAAGAACTGAACCAGTCATAACAGGGAAATCATTTTCTGAAACTGCAGTTGTTGCTAACAAACCTAATCCTGGCCATACAAAAACTGTTTCCACAATAATAGTACCTGTTAGGAAACCTACAAAAATAAGTGCTGCAAGAGTTAAAGGTGGAATTAATGCATTCTTTAAGGCATGTTTCCATATAACATCTCTTTCAGAAACACCTTTTGCTCTAGCAAGTTTTATATATTCAGAATCTAAAATTTCTAACATTGAGGATCTAGTCAGGCGTAAATAACTTGCTGATGCAGCTAAGCCAAGTGTTCCAACTGGTAATACATAATGCTTCCATCCTCCTGAAAAAAATGCTGGAATCAAAGAAAAATCTCCACTAGATAATCCTCTCCAAGTACCCTTAATGAGATGAGATTCACCACTTCCTGCGGGTAACCAGCCTAACTGAACTGCAAAGATTAATATACCAATAATAGCTATTACAAAAGGAGGCGCAGCTTGACCAAATAAAGCTATAGATCTACCAGCATAATCCCAAAAAGATCCTCGCTTAACGGCAGATAATACTCCCAAAGG
This portion of the Dehalococcoidia bacterium genome encodes:
- a CDS encoding ABC transporter permease — protein: MGKYILRRFLFSFFTLIGATAIVFGLSRAVGDPRDLFAQEGGYGVTEETYEHLTKMLNLDKPLYMQYLLWLGKTVRGDLGRSLLGQKDVSDLIGEKVLNTLELTIFSWIASTIIGIPLGVLSAVKRGSFWDYAGRSIALFGQAAPPFVIAIIGILIFAVQLGWLPAGSGESHLIKGTWRGLSSGDFSLIPAFFSGGWKHYVLPVGTLGLAASASYLRLTRSSMLEILDSEYIKLARAKGVSERDVIWKHALKNALIPPLTLAALIFVGFLTGTIIVETVFVWPGLGLLATTAVSENDFPVMTGSVLLFAVFYTVIIFLSDLTYGLVDPRIRYS